A single region of the Acidimicrobiia bacterium genome encodes:
- the radA gene encoding DNA repair protein RadA: MRYRCTECGFETPKWMGFCPQCRSDGELVGVPDPKRGRSKPASAGTVVPVSEVATSAAERRSTGLSEVDRVLGGGLVRGAAILLGGEPGVGKSTLLLQIAGGLAAGGAGVLVASSEESLDQLALRAGRLGIDVGSVLVTSERDVDAIVAAGDERRPELLIVDSIQTIAAKEVSGAPGGVAQVREAAARLVHFAKESGVAVVIVGHVTKDGSIAGPKLLEHTVDVVLYLEGDVDRGLRVLRSLKNRFGPANQVGLFEMASAGLIEVTDPAGVLLSGDAGAAAGSVVFPAMDGRRPLLVEVQALVAGSSLTQPRRSVKGLEAARLHQIIAVLERHGRLSFAGSDVYVSVVGGLRLRDPGADLAMALALASSLLDRPLGPVAAWGEVGLTGEVRAVPHADVRAAEAKRLGIERIHGPNGKGRARLADVLADAGVASSE; this comes from the coding sequence ATGCGCTACCGGTGCACCGAATGCGGCTTCGAGACGCCCAAGTGGATGGGCTTCTGTCCCCAGTGTCGGTCGGACGGTGAGCTGGTCGGGGTCCCCGATCCGAAGCGAGGTCGGAGCAAACCGGCCTCCGCCGGCACGGTGGTCCCGGTCTCAGAAGTCGCCACCTCGGCCGCCGAGCGACGCTCCACCGGCCTGTCGGAGGTGGACCGCGTCCTCGGGGGCGGGCTGGTGCGTGGTGCGGCGATCCTGCTCGGTGGGGAACCGGGAGTGGGGAAGTCCACGCTCCTGCTTCAGATCGCTGGAGGTCTCGCCGCCGGCGGCGCGGGAGTCCTGGTGGCGTCTTCCGAAGAGTCGCTCGATCAGCTGGCGCTCCGGGCCGGTCGACTCGGTATCGACGTCGGATCCGTGCTCGTCACCTCCGAGCGTGATGTCGATGCCATCGTCGCCGCAGGGGACGAGCGACGACCCGAGTTGCTCATCGTCGATTCCATTCAGACGATCGCCGCCAAGGAGGTGAGCGGAGCACCGGGAGGCGTCGCTCAAGTCAGGGAGGCTGCGGCGCGACTGGTTCACTTCGCCAAGGAGTCGGGCGTGGCGGTGGTGATCGTCGGCCACGTCACCAAGGATGGGAGCATCGCCGGACCGAAGCTGTTGGAGCACACCGTGGACGTGGTCCTGTATCTCGAGGGCGACGTCGACCGCGGCCTGCGCGTGCTGCGCAGCCTCAAGAACCGGTTCGGGCCGGCCAACCAGGTGGGACTGTTCGAGATGGCGAGCGCGGGCCTCATCGAGGTCACCGACCCTGCGGGCGTGCTGCTCAGCGGAGATGCGGGGGCCGCCGCCGGCAGCGTTGTCTTTCCGGCGATGGATGGGCGGCGGCCGCTGCTCGTCGAGGTACAGGCGCTGGTCGCGGGGTCGTCCCTGACTCAGCCGCGCCGCTCGGTCAAGGGACTGGAGGCTGCTCGGCTCCATCAGATCATTGCGGTGCTCGAGCGCCACGGGCGGCTGTCGTTCGCCGGTTCGGACGTGTACGTGAGCGTCGTCGGGGGCCTCAGGCTCCGCGATCCGGGCGCAGACCTGGCCATGGCGTTGGCGCTCGCATCATCCTTGCTCGACCGTCCGCTGGGCCCTGTCGCCGCCTGGGGGGAGGTCGGCCTCACCGGCGAGGTACGGGCGGTACCCCATGCAGACGTGCGCGCTGCCGAGGCGAAGCGACTGGGCATCGAGCGCATCCATGGTCCCAACGGCAAGGGCCGGGCCCGGCTCGCCGACGTCCTCGCTGATGCGGGAGTAGCGAGTAGCGAGTAG